One Actinomadura viridis genomic region harbors:
- a CDS encoding CaiB/BaiF CoA transferase family protein, with protein sequence MDGNTGAQGPRLLSGLRVVECSMLGPGAVSTPLADLGADVIKVEPPSGDYIRSMSWPIVTGRSLLHLHISRGKRSIVLDLRTDGGRSAFLDLVAGADVVVEAMRPGGLDRRGLGYERLREVNPRVVMFTITGYGATGPYRDLPSHGIAYDAWAGTVAPASGPEGMPSIPDHTSIGITAGPLFGTAAILAGVLRARETGTGCHLEVAQSDAAAAFDWLRSETCRAYERPADEVTGNPADGHERRPPGTAGMADGVRYQFYESADGHVLFMASERKFWKNFCAAVGREDLFAGRPGARLADHARGDMELRRELAGIFRTRTTAEWIELGLRHDVPIGPVNTPATIADDPQFAARMPWQPAGRLVADQLPFPVRVVGEPPPAAERPAPEPGEHGEEILREVLGYDAERVARLRESGAFGT encoded by the coding sequence GTGGACGGGAACACCGGAGCGCAGGGCCCACGCCTGCTGTCGGGCCTGAGGGTGGTGGAGTGCTCGATGCTCGGCCCGGGCGCGGTGTCGACGCCCCTGGCCGATCTGGGCGCCGACGTGATCAAGGTCGAGCCGCCCTCCGGCGACTACATCCGCTCGATGAGCTGGCCCATCGTGACCGGACGCTCGCTGCTGCACCTGCACATCAGCCGGGGCAAGCGCAGCATCGTGCTCGACCTGCGCACGGACGGCGGCCGTTCGGCCTTCCTGGACCTGGTCGCGGGCGCCGACGTCGTCGTGGAGGCGATGCGGCCGGGCGGCCTGGACCGCCGCGGGCTCGGCTACGAGCGCCTCCGCGAGGTCAACCCGCGGGTCGTGATGTTCACGATCACCGGATACGGGGCGACCGGCCCCTACCGGGACCTGCCGAGCCACGGGATCGCCTACGACGCCTGGGCGGGAACGGTCGCGCCCGCCTCCGGGCCGGAGGGCATGCCGTCGATCCCCGACCACACCTCGATCGGCATCACGGCGGGACCCCTCTTCGGGACGGCGGCGATCCTGGCCGGGGTGCTCCGGGCGCGGGAGACCGGCACCGGATGCCATCTGGAGGTGGCGCAGTCCGACGCGGCGGCGGCCTTCGACTGGCTGCGCAGCGAGACCTGCCGGGCGTACGAGCGTCCGGCGGACGAGGTCACCGGCAACCCCGCCGACGGCCACGAGCGGCGCCCGCCCGGCACGGCGGGCATGGCCGACGGCGTCCGGTACCAGTTCTACGAGTCCGCCGACGGGCACGTGCTCTTCATGGCCTCCGAACGCAAGTTCTGGAAGAACTTCTGCGCGGCGGTCGGCCGGGAGGACCTGTTCGCCGGACGGCCCGGCGCGCGGCTGGCCGACCACGCCCGGGGCGACATGGAACTGCGCCGCGAGCTGGCGGGCATCTTCCGCACGCGCACCACCGCGGAGTGGATCGAGCTGGGCCTGCGGCACGACGTCCCGATCGGCCCGGTCAACACTCCGGCGACCATCGCCGACGATCCGCAGTTCGCCGCGCGGATGCCCTGGCAGCCGGCCGGACGGCTGGTCGCCGACCAGCTGCCGTTCCCCGTCCGGGTGGTGGGCGAGCCGCCCCCGGCGGCGGAACGTCCGGCGCCCGAGCCGGGGGAGCACGGTGAGGAGATCCTGCGGGAGGTGCTGGGCTACGACGCCGAGCGCGTCGCCCGGCTCCGCGAGTCCGGCGCCTTCGGGACATGA
- a CDS encoding acyl-CoA dehydrogenase family protein produces the protein MQDTPERAAFRARARAWLAANAPGFAGTVRHRLHFEAASSAEEYGKAEAESVRAAQAWQARLHEGGWAGISWPAAFGGRGGIPAEEAVFAEEAAAFDVSVGPLLIGLSMVGPTLMRHGTGEQCAEHLPPLLRGERVWCQLYSEPEAGSDLAALRTRAVRDGSEWVVTGQKVWTSGARVAGHAILLARTDPDVPKHQGITYFLLDMSAPGVEVRPLRQMNGSYHFNEVFLDEVRIPAGNVVGEPGGGWKVAHATLASERAMIGGGGGAKAAALLELARARGREHDPLVRQAVARVHTLDEVLRVLGLRMRAALDQGGPPGPEGSIMKLLVARRAHVAAEAGIAVQGAAGVLAGPGAPGGGEWQQQLLSAQGLRIGGGTDSIQRNAIAERILGLPRERPADRDVPFRELLARRTAPAGPGEGK, from the coding sequence ATGCAGGACACCCCCGAACGCGCCGCCTTCCGGGCGCGGGCCCGCGCCTGGCTGGCCGCCAACGCGCCCGGGTTCGCCGGCACCGTACGTCACCGGCTGCACTTCGAGGCGGCCTCCTCGGCCGAGGAGTACGGGAAGGCCGAGGCCGAGAGCGTCCGCGCCGCGCAGGCGTGGCAGGCGCGGCTGCACGAGGGCGGCTGGGCCGGGATCTCCTGGCCGGCGGCCTTCGGCGGGCGCGGCGGGATCCCGGCCGAGGAGGCGGTCTTCGCCGAGGAGGCGGCGGCCTTCGACGTGTCGGTGGGGCCGCTGCTCATCGGCCTGTCCATGGTCGGCCCCACCCTGATGCGGCACGGCACCGGCGAGCAGTGCGCCGAGCACCTGCCCCCGCTCCTGCGCGGCGAGCGGGTCTGGTGCCAGCTCTACAGCGAGCCCGAGGCGGGCTCCGACCTCGCCGCGCTGCGGACCCGGGCGGTCCGCGACGGCTCAGAATGGGTCGTGACCGGGCAGAAGGTGTGGACCTCCGGCGCGCGCGTGGCCGGCCACGCGATCCTGCTCGCGCGGACCGACCCGGACGTCCCCAAGCACCAGGGGATCACCTACTTCCTGCTCGACATGTCCGCGCCCGGCGTCGAGGTGCGCCCGCTGCGGCAGATGAACGGGTCGTACCACTTCAACGAGGTCTTCCTCGACGAGGTCCGGATCCCCGCCGGGAACGTCGTCGGCGAGCCCGGCGGCGGCTGGAAGGTGGCCCACGCCACCCTCGCGAGCGAGCGCGCCATGATCGGCGGCGGGGGCGGGGCCAAGGCCGCCGCCCTGCTGGAGCTGGCCCGCGCGCGGGGCCGCGAGCACGACCCCCTCGTCCGCCAGGCCGTGGCCCGCGTGCACACCCTCGACGAGGTCCTGCGGGTGCTGGGCCTGCGCATGCGCGCCGCGCTCGACCAGGGCGGGCCGCCCGGCCCGGAGGGGTCGATCATGAAGCTGCTGGTGGCGCGCCGTGCCCACGTGGCCGCCGAGGCCGGCATCGCCGTCCAGGGCGCGGCCGGGGTGCTGGCCGGGCCCGGCGCCCCCGGCGGCGGCGAGTGGCAGCAGCAGCTGCTGAGCGCCCAGGGCCTGCGCATCGGCGGCGGGACCGACTCCATCCAGCGCAACGCCATCGCCGAGCGCATCCTCGGCCTGCCCAGGGAACGGCCCGCCGACCGCGACGTGCCGTTCCGCGAACTCCTCGCCCGGCGCACCGCTCCGGCGGGCCCCGGGGAAGG
- a CDS encoding SDR family NAD(P)-dependent oxidoreductase — protein MSRLLEDKIAIVTGAAHGIGRGHALELARHGARVVVNDLGTTVRGEGAGRDADEVVQLIARRGGTAIADHGDVADDEQARALVDRAVAEFGRVDIVVNNAGIARDKVIWNMTPDDFDLVMRVHVRGSWLMTHLAARHWRARAKAGEAFTGRVINTTSGAGLAGNFGQSNYATAKAAIAGLTLTTSLELYRLGVTVNAVGPGGMTRLTATMGPDLTAFEPDELGEDEYHPMDPAGSSPLVAWLASDQSQHVTGQVIRAVHDKIHLMEGWREAATISSGEKRWDAMTLGMRLATDVFGTRAPGLR, from the coding sequence GTGTCCCGTCTGCTGGAGGACAAGATCGCCATCGTCACCGGCGCGGCGCACGGGATCGGCCGGGGGCACGCCCTGGAGCTGGCCCGGCACGGCGCCCGGGTCGTCGTCAACGACCTCGGCACGACGGTGCGCGGCGAGGGCGCGGGGCGGGACGCCGACGAGGTCGTGCAGCTGATCGCCCGGCGCGGCGGGACGGCGATCGCCGACCACGGCGACGTCGCCGACGACGAGCAGGCCCGGGCGCTGGTCGACCGGGCGGTCGCCGAGTTCGGGCGGGTCGACATCGTGGTGAACAACGCCGGCATCGCCCGCGACAAGGTCATCTGGAACATGACCCCGGACGACTTCGACCTGGTCATGCGGGTGCACGTACGGGGCAGCTGGCTGATGACGCACCTGGCCGCGCGGCACTGGCGGGCCAGGGCCAAGGCCGGGGAGGCCTTCACCGGCCGCGTCATCAACACCACCTCGGGCGCCGGCCTCGCCGGGAACTTCGGGCAGAGCAACTACGCCACCGCCAAGGCCGCCATCGCCGGTCTCACGCTGACCACCAGCCTGGAGCTCTACCGGCTCGGCGTCACGGTCAACGCCGTCGGTCCCGGCGGGATGACCCGGCTGACCGCCACCATGGGCCCTGACCTGACGGCCTTCGAGCCCGACGAGCTGGGCGAGGACGAGTACCACCCGATGGACCCGGCCGGCAGCTCCCCGCTGGTCGCCTGGCTGGCCAGCGACCAGAGCCAGCATGTGACCGGCCAGGTCATCCGGGCCGTCCACGACAAGATCCACCTCATGGAGGGCTGGCGGGAGGCCGCCACCATCTCCAGCGGGGAGAAGCGGTGGGACGCCATGACGCTCGGCATGCGGCTGGCGACCGACGTCTTCGGCACCCGGGCCCCCGGCCTGCGCTGA
- a CDS encoding FadD3 family acyl-CoA ligase produces MTSPPSPAAGPHDDPRADLRWGTTGALLADAARRLGPAEAIVDGDLRLGYAGLDAEVTAAARAFLAAGLRKGDRVAVWAPNSARWVIAALGLQRAGGVLVPLNTRFQGAEAAYVLGKSRARVLCTVSGFLGRDYPADLSAAAGGPGTGRPYEGLPHLETVVGMAGPAGEGVTPWEDFRARGESAPLADAERRAAEVGPDDLSDMLFTSGTTGRPKGAMCTHGQTLRAYGVWSTVVGLRQGDRYLIVNPFFHGFGYKAGWLASLLVGATILPQRTLDVPEVLDVVRRERVTVLPGTPTLYQTMLEHPRFTADGVATLRLAVTGAANVPPALLYRIREELGFEHIVTGYGLTESCAIVSMCRYDDPLETVASTAGRPLPGLEVVAVDPKGDPVPAGTEGEILVRGYTVMKGYFDEGAETAATIDAEGRLHTGDIGVIDAAGRIRITDRIKDMYIVGGFNAYPAEIENLLGRHPAVAQAAVVGVPDARMGEVGAAFVVPRRGERIDEAELIAWCRTRMANYKVPRQVHVVAELPVNAAGKVLKNVLRERLATSPPPARD; encoded by the coding sequence ATGACCTCGCCCCCCTCGCCCGCCGCCGGCCCCCACGACGACCCCCGAGCCGACCTGCGCTGGGGAACGACCGGCGCCCTGCTCGCCGACGCCGCCCGCAGGCTGGGCCCGGCCGAGGCGATCGTCGACGGTGACCTGCGGCTCGGGTACGCCGGGCTCGACGCCGAGGTGACGGCCGCGGCCCGGGCGTTCCTGGCCGCCGGGCTCCGCAAGGGAGACCGGGTGGCGGTCTGGGCGCCCAACTCGGCCCGCTGGGTGATCGCGGCGCTCGGGCTGCAGCGCGCGGGCGGCGTGCTCGTCCCGCTCAACACCCGGTTCCAGGGGGCGGAGGCGGCGTACGTCCTCGGTAAGAGCCGGGCCCGGGTCCTGTGCACCGTGAGCGGATTCCTGGGTCGCGACTACCCCGCCGACCTGTCGGCCGCGGCCGGCGGGCCGGGCACCGGCCGCCCGTACGAGGGCCTGCCCCATCTGGAGACGGTGGTGGGCATGGCCGGTCCGGCCGGGGAGGGGGTCACCCCCTGGGAGGACTTCCGGGCGCGCGGGGAGAGCGCCCCCCTGGCCGACGCGGAGCGGCGGGCGGCGGAGGTCGGCCCGGACGACCTGTCCGACATGCTCTTCACCTCGGGGACGACGGGCCGTCCCAAGGGGGCGATGTGCACGCACGGCCAGACGCTGCGGGCGTACGGCGTGTGGTCGACCGTGGTCGGCCTGCGGCAGGGAGACCGCTACCTCATCGTCAACCCGTTCTTCCACGGGTTCGGGTACAAAGCCGGTTGGCTGGCCTCGCTCCTGGTGGGGGCGACCATCCTGCCGCAGCGCACCCTGGACGTACCCGAGGTACTGGACGTGGTCCGCCGCGAGCGCGTCACCGTCCTGCCCGGAACCCCCACCCTCTACCAGACCATGCTGGAGCATCCGCGCTTCACCGCCGACGGCGTGGCCACCCTCAGGCTGGCGGTGACGGGCGCCGCCAACGTGCCCCCGGCGCTGCTGTACCGGATCAGGGAGGAGCTGGGCTTCGAGCACATCGTGACCGGCTACGGGCTCACCGAGTCGTGCGCGATCGTCTCGATGTGCCGGTACGACGACCCGCTGGAGACGGTCGCGTCCACGGCGGGCCGCCCGCTGCCGGGCCTGGAGGTCGTCGCGGTCGACCCGAAGGGAGACCCGGTCCCCGCAGGCACGGAGGGCGAGATCCTCGTGCGCGGCTACACCGTGATGAAGGGCTACTTCGACGAGGGCGCCGAGACGGCCGCGACCATCGACGCGGAGGGCCGGCTGCACACCGGCGACATCGGTGTGATCGACGCGGCCGGGCGGATCCGGATCACCGACCGGATCAAGGACATGTACATCGTCGGCGGCTTCAACGCCTACCCCGCCGAGATCGAGAACCTGCTCGGACGGCATCCCGCCGTGGCCCAGGCCGCGGTCGTCGGCGTCCCCGACGCGCGCATGGGCGAGGTCGGCGCCGCCTTCGTCGTCCCCCGCCGGGGCGAGCGGATCGACGAGGCGGAGCTCATCGCCTGGTGCCGTACCCGGATGGCCAACTACAAGGTGCCGCGCCAGGTGCACGTGGTCGCCGAACTGCCGGTCAACGCGGCGGGCAAGGTGCTGAAGAACGTCCTGCGGGAACGCCTCGCCACGAGCCCGCCCCCCGCGCGGGACTGA